A DNA window from Haloactinospora alba contains the following coding sequences:
- a CDS encoding MinD/ParA family ATP-binding protein, giving the protein MGAGASPYGAAAANRHGDTLTRRAGRWAAAPFLPPHRVRTPLELGGALQRTVTTGRRVVVSRPRTGAGESTVTALLASVLAHYRNDRVLAMDITPGSESLARRLGVRPESSLEELDHGSADLASFPDVAPHLAHPRERLWALPSVRADHSDQATTTATFHRTLLPLTRFFGVTLIDRGADVFDGFNQAAQASAHAHVLVTPATRDGAVSIGRAFDWMVANGSGSLPARTVVVLVEQAPEEDPTFDAQGAGAILRESGAAVVRIGYDRHLAATAAFDPRLVADATRVAAVRAAAEALRRAG; this is encoded by the coding sequence ATGGGCGCGGGCGCATCACCGTACGGGGCCGCGGCGGCGAACCGGCACGGGGACACGCTCACGCGCCGTGCCGGCCGGTGGGCGGCCGCACCGTTCCTGCCGCCGCACCGGGTCCGCACGCCCCTGGAGCTCGGCGGTGCGCTGCAGCGCACCGTCACCACCGGGCGCAGGGTGGTGGTGAGCCGCCCCCGCACCGGTGCCGGGGAGAGCACGGTGACCGCGCTGTTGGCGTCGGTACTGGCGCACTACCGCAACGACCGGGTGCTGGCGATGGACATCACGCCGGGCTCGGAGTCGCTGGCGCGGCGCCTCGGCGTGCGGCCGGAGTCCTCGCTGGAGGAACTCGACCACGGTTCGGCCGACCTGGCGTCGTTCCCGGACGTGGCGCCGCACCTGGCCCACCCGCGGGAACGGTTGTGGGCCCTGCCCAGTGTCCGCGCGGACCACTCGGACCAGGCGACGACCACGGCCACGTTCCACCGGACGCTGCTGCCGCTCACACGGTTCTTCGGGGTGACGCTCATCGACCGCGGCGCCGACGTGTTCGACGGGTTCAACCAGGCGGCCCAGGCGAGCGCGCACGCCCACGTGCTGGTGACGCCGGCCACCCGTGACGGAGCGGTCAGTATCGGGCGGGCGTTCGACTGGATGGTGGCCAACGGCAGCGGCTCCCTGCCGGCGCGGACGGTGGTGGTGCTGGTGGAGCAGGCACCGGAGGAGGATCCGACGTTCGACGCCCAGGGGGCTGGCGCTATTCTGCGCGAGAGCGGTGCCGCGGTGGTCCGGATCGGCTACGACCGGCACCTGGCGGCGACGGCGGCGTTCGACCCGCGCCTGGTCGCCGATGCCACCCGTGTCGCCGCGGTGCGGGCGGCGGCGGAGGCGTTGCGCCGCGCCGGGTGA
- a CDS encoding deaminase domain-containing protein, translating into MSENETNELLTPEGIPVPEVRPEELEAAAKAIDTDGQNIADSGNSIQSTWQGLAEVYSAPESGELLSAVDAVSKLGEDVNDALETVADALRTFAEEAAPLKKKLASLKSQASEFLEGVEDVEEVRDDDEEREEHNRIKTAIDDAVVAYQAAERKCANKITELFDGTTFVPDKGEILTEGREAHGVEEIPEGAATPWGTSQEEDKIWIADVGWGVWDVTGGATVDRLADMARLSGFYTDEGWGVESASDWWGNVYAYGEQRNKETMALVGLVKVEDSGFGVWGDWERRDGVAEDAWKGMGDSIVPVSEWEQRPGYTITVGGINAAASVVGGAGLARGAASSLRGLRQSLPAASRGDLSLPDRSSFDLSSSSSSPGSSPDGGDRGSLSGDGLDDLRSDALDDAADLEDRYETPSRGTGHETPGSGEAPGQDGSDRGETNRSQQAESPESLSDDSSSQPDGSAERAPVREDVGDTSGREAPSSTQRERDTASAPDREASGTRNTEDSPHRPEEDISARQLQQWTHLADEVGWERAMELAGIERVPDQDMAMAGKGPDASASQSDSETSADSNPGVSYQEQPTRSEPQRTGGGSPTPDVSSDGISSGPSSGNGGSSFGREGGLNHGDGGGSPYTDGTDRGDGSYEHDQSRDAEESGGEEELRQDQIKELSQEIRNGASPPPGSLGVEALRESLDAPELKGTNRIPPKSNTAIMRYDIEGVDSNTLAASSGKKEKDNGLVKSLEEPVFETEEGGNSGRYDSEVKLLEDIDSRISKDSTGTIEMYTERPPCISCQNVVDQFISKYPGIDIKVTWGERNIIAIDSSSDYKDPNIGFYNSDDPYDKKWVIEQLPETARKHDMKIWQKKYGG; encoded by the coding sequence GTGAGTGAAAACGAGACGAACGAGCTGTTGACCCCGGAGGGGATCCCCGTTCCGGAGGTGAGACCGGAGGAGCTGGAGGCCGCGGCCAAGGCCATCGACACCGACGGACAGAACATCGCCGACTCGGGGAACAGCATCCAGTCCACCTGGCAGGGGCTGGCTGAGGTGTACTCCGCTCCCGAGTCCGGCGAGCTGCTGTCGGCGGTGGACGCGGTCTCCAAGCTGGGCGAGGACGTCAACGACGCGCTGGAGACGGTCGCCGACGCACTGCGGACGTTCGCCGAGGAGGCCGCTCCGCTCAAGAAGAAGCTCGCGTCACTGAAATCGCAGGCCAGCGAATTCCTGGAGGGCGTCGAGGACGTCGAGGAAGTACGCGACGACGACGAGGAACGCGAGGAGCACAACAGGATCAAGACGGCCATCGACGATGCCGTCGTTGCGTACCAGGCCGCCGAGCGCAAGTGCGCCAACAAGATCACCGAGCTCTTCGACGGCACCACGTTCGTCCCGGACAAGGGCGAGATCCTCACCGAGGGCCGTGAGGCCCACGGGGTCGAGGAGATCCCGGAAGGGGCCGCCACCCCCTGGGGCACCTCCCAGGAGGAGGACAAGATCTGGATCGCCGACGTGGGATGGGGCGTATGGGACGTCACCGGTGGGGCCACGGTGGACAGGCTCGCGGATATGGCCCGGCTGTCCGGGTTCTACACCGATGAGGGATGGGGTGTGGAGTCCGCCAGTGACTGGTGGGGCAACGTCTACGCGTACGGGGAGCAGAGAAACAAGGAAACAATGGCGCTGGTGGGCCTGGTCAAGGTCGAGGACTCCGGCTTCGGTGTGTGGGGTGATTGGGAACGCCGGGACGGGGTCGCTGAGGACGCCTGGAAGGGCATGGGCGACTCGATCGTTCCCGTCAGCGAGTGGGAGCAGCGACCGGGCTACACCATCACGGTCGGCGGCATCAACGCGGCCGCGAGCGTCGTGGGCGGTGCCGGCCTGGCCCGGGGCGCTGCCTCGAGTCTGCGCGGGCTGAGGCAGAGTCTGCCCGCCGCCAGCAGGGGCGACCTCTCCCTGCCGGACCGGAGCAGCTTCGACCTGTCCTCGTCGTCCTCCTCACCGGGGAGCTCCCCGGACGGGGGCGATCGCGGTTCCTTGTCCGGTGACGGGCTCGATGACCTGCGAAGCGACGCGTTGGATGACGCGGCTGACCTGGAGGACCGCTACGAGACGCCCTCCCGGGGAACTGGCCACGAGACACCCGGCAGCGGGGAGGCGCCCGGTCAGGACGGCTCCGACCGCGGAGAAACCAATCGGAGTCAGCAGGCGGAGTCTCCGGAGTCGCTCTCGGATGACTCCTCCTCCCAGCCGGACGGCAGTGCCGAGCGTGCCCCTGTCCGGGAGGACGTGGGCGACACCTCCGGGCGGGAGGCTCCATCCAGTACGCAGCGGGAGAGGGATACCGCCTCCGCCCCGGATCGGGAGGCCAGCGGTACCAGGAACACGGAGGACTCCCCGCACCGGCCCGAGGAGGACATCTCGGCTCGGCAGCTGCAGCAGTGGACTCACCTGGCTGATGAGGTCGGCTGGGAGAGGGCCATGGAATTGGCCGGCATCGAGAGGGTGCCCGACCAGGACATGGCCATGGCCGGCAAGGGGCCGGATGCCTCTGCTTCCCAATCCGACTCAGAGACTTCTGCGGACAGTAATCCTGGTGTTTCGTACCAAGAGCAGCCCACCCGTTCGGAACCTCAGCGGACTGGTGGCGGATCTCCCACTCCGGACGTCTCCTCGGACGGCATCTCCTCTGGCCCGTCCTCCGGGAATGGCGGTTCGTCCTTTGGTAGAGAGGGAGGGCTAAACCATGGTGACGGAGGAGGATCTCCATATACTGACGGTACAGATAGGGGGGATGGCAGTTACGAACATGATCAGTCACGAGACGCTGAGGAAAGCGGTGGTGAGGAAGAGCTCCGGCAAGACCAGATAAAAGAACTTTCGCAAGAGATACGCAACGGCGCTTCTCCTCCTCCTGGATCTTTGGGCGTGGAGGCTCTCCGAGAAAGTTTGGATGCACCTGAATTGAAGGGAACAAATAGGATACCACCAAAAAGCAATACTGCTATCATGCGGTATGATATCGAGGGTGTAGATTCAAATACTTTAGCTGCGAGTAGCGGGAAAAAAGAAAAGGATAACGGTCTTGTTAAATCCTTGGAAGAGCCGGTTTTTGAAACAGAAGAAGGGGGAAATAGTGGTCGATATGATTCTGAAGTGAAACTTTTGGAGGATATCGACTCTCGCATTTCTAAAGATTCAACTGGCACGATTGAGATGTATACGGAGCGCCCGCCTTGTATCTCGTGCCAAAATGTTGTTGACCAGTTTATTTCTAAATACCCTGGCATCGATATAAAGGTGACTTGGGGAGAAAGAAATATAATAGCTATAGATAGTTCAAGTGATTACAAAGATCCTAATATAGGTTTTTATAATTCTGATGACCCATACGACAAAAAATGGGTTATAGAGCAACTTCCGGAGACTGCTCGAAAGCACGATATGAAAATTTGGCAAAAGAAGTATGGAGGTTGA
- a CDS encoding FecCD family ABC transporter permease, which yields MAASAGTAAAPRRVRARPPGAWIVRARAWDVSLRLDAPALTVGTAMAALAAAALVLSLTMGDFPVEPREVVRALTGGTADPMVNHIVVQMRLPRALTAAGVGAALAMSGMLLQRLAHNPLVSPDVIGINAGAAAAATAAIAVLGGTALQVAGFALGGAVATAVLLYLLAYQRGVSGNRLVLLGIGVSAVLGSVTSYMITRADIDTAQRATVWLTGSLANRDWAHVATIAAALAVLTPLALGLSRQLRLLQLGDDLAVALGGRVRLARGGLLLTAAGFSALATAVAGPVAFVALAAPQIVRRLLAERAVGILPAAGCGAVLVLLSDALARTGFGGGELPVGVVTGILGAPYLLYLLARSNRTRG from the coding sequence ATGGCGGCCTCCGCCGGAACCGCCGCCGCGCCGCGGCGCGTACGCGCCCGCCCGCCCGGCGCGTGGATCGTGCGGGCCCGGGCGTGGGACGTGTCGCTGCGGCTGGACGCCCCCGCTCTGACGGTGGGCACCGCCATGGCCGCGCTCGCGGCCGCGGCGCTGGTGCTGTCCCTGACGATGGGGGACTTCCCGGTGGAGCCCCGGGAGGTGGTGCGAGCCCTCACCGGAGGCACCGCCGACCCGATGGTGAACCACATCGTGGTGCAGATGCGGCTGCCGCGCGCGCTGACCGCCGCCGGGGTGGGGGCGGCGCTGGCGATGTCGGGGATGCTGCTGCAGCGGTTGGCGCACAACCCGCTGGTGAGCCCGGACGTGATCGGGATCAACGCGGGCGCGGCCGCGGCCGCCACGGCCGCCATCGCCGTGCTCGGCGGCACCGCCCTGCAGGTGGCGGGGTTCGCGCTCGGCGGGGCGGTAGCCACCGCGGTGCTGCTGTACCTGCTGGCCTACCAGCGGGGCGTCTCCGGGAACCGGCTGGTGCTGCTGGGGATCGGGGTGAGCGCCGTGCTCGGTTCCGTGACCTCCTACATGATCACCCGCGCCGACATCGACACGGCCCAGCGCGCCACGGTGTGGCTGACCGGCAGCCTCGCCAACCGGGACTGGGCGCACGTGGCCACGATCGCGGCCGCGCTGGCGGTACTGACCCCGTTGGCGCTGGGGTTGTCCCGCCAGCTGCGGCTGTTGCAGCTGGGCGACGACCTCGCCGTGGCGCTGGGCGGCCGGGTGCGGCTGGCGCGGGGCGGGTTGCTGCTCACCGCCGCCGGGTTCTCCGCGCTGGCGACGGCGGTGGCCGGGCCGGTGGCGTTCGTGGCGCTGGCGGCGCCGCAGATCGTGCGGCGGCTGCTGGCCGAACGCGCGGTCGGGATACTTCCCGCCGCCGGATGCGGCGCGGTGCTCGTGCTGCTCTCCGACGCGCTCGCCCGCACCGGTTTCGGCGGCGGGGAGCTGCCGGTGGGCGTGGTGACCGGCATCCTGGGGGCGCCCTACCTGCTGTACCTGCTGGCGCGGTCGAACCGCACCCGGGGGTAG
- a CDS encoding TNT domain-containing protein codes for MARDYDSQLLESTAVRRKRLREAVFFGPQRSRRRLDENLGKVVISVCVSAAVCAGTVGWSFVQTQLDGRDQQEQQASPEATSAPLPADWVGSEVTFPMLREELGHARVPPDLYVLPGDERPSPEEVSSYYLVTEEGADGYSAGIIEFDQGRTGPEFATEDEACRWLYQELASAVSDPQPLGADEEREADELTSELTSTVRDRLDGRAGGVQVTLERGQVVDALGQESGSVLFPDRTPLARRDLPEAVRGAEGSALRESYHRYRVAFPFQVEASAVAAREGGPDGVRFDVGAQGFAQPPELPSIRWLVGNGYLERVAATDLPS; via the coding sequence ATGGCACGCGACTACGACAGCCAGCTGCTGGAGTCGACGGCGGTGCGTCGCAAACGGCTCCGGGAGGCGGTGTTCTTCGGCCCGCAACGTTCCCGGCGGCGCCTGGACGAGAACCTCGGCAAGGTCGTGATCAGCGTGTGCGTATCCGCGGCCGTCTGCGCCGGCACGGTCGGCTGGTCGTTCGTGCAGACCCAGCTGGACGGGCGGGACCAGCAGGAGCAGCAGGCCAGCCCGGAGGCGACGTCGGCGCCGCTGCCGGCCGACTGGGTGGGCTCCGAGGTGACGTTCCCGATGCTGCGCGAGGAGCTGGGCCACGCCCGGGTCCCGCCGGACCTGTACGTGCTTCCCGGGGACGAGCGTCCCAGCCCGGAGGAGGTGTCCAGCTACTACCTCGTTACCGAGGAGGGTGCGGACGGCTACTCGGCCGGCATCATCGAGTTCGACCAGGGCCGCACCGGTCCGGAGTTCGCTACGGAGGACGAGGCGTGCCGGTGGCTGTACCAGGAGCTGGCCTCGGCGGTGTCCGACCCGCAGCCGCTCGGTGCGGACGAGGAGCGGGAGGCCGACGAGCTCACCTCCGAACTCACCTCCACCGTGCGGGACAGGCTTGACGGCCGCGCCGGCGGTGTCCAGGTGACGCTGGAACGCGGCCAGGTGGTGGACGCGCTCGGTCAGGAGAGCGGCTCGGTGCTGTTCCCGGACCGGACGCCTCTCGCGCGGCGGGACCTTCCCGAGGCGGTGCGGGGGGCCGAGGGGTCCGCGCTGCGGGAGTCCTACCACCGTTACCGGGTGGCGTTCCCGTTCCAGGTGGAGGCCTCCGCCGTGGCGGCGCGGGAGGGCGGACCGGACGGGGTCCGGTTCGACGTCGGCGCCCAGGGGTTCGCACAGCCGCCGGAGCTGCCGAGTATCCGTTGGCTGGTCGGCAACGGGTACCTTGAGCGCGTCGCGGCCACGGACCTCCCGTCCTGA
- a CDS encoding DUF6507 family protein produces MSGWDISPEGVSAVLTDVGTELGDEDQTSGLSGHTKTLGEDIAEAAEVAASEPIATALEEFVDAYRDYLRKMTAITSSAISGCSTAVTAYMDGDTDMARESQSNAGDISDLDL; encoded by the coding sequence ATGAGCGGATGGGACATCAGCCCCGAGGGCGTGAGCGCGGTACTGACCGACGTGGGGACCGAGCTGGGCGACGAGGACCAGACCAGCGGGTTGAGCGGACACACCAAGACGTTGGGCGAGGACATCGCCGAGGCCGCCGAGGTGGCGGCCAGCGAACCCATCGCCACCGCCCTGGAGGAGTTCGTCGATGCCTACCGGGACTACCTCCGGAAGATGACCGCGATCACCTCCAGCGCGATCAGCGGCTGCAGTACGGCGGTGACGGCCTACATGGACGGCGACACGGACATGGCCCGCGAGTCCCAGAGCAACGCCGGGGACATCTCCGACCTCGACCTGTGA
- the eccD gene encoding type VII secretion integral membrane protein EccD — protein sequence MTTWSRVTLVGERHKVDAVVPAEEPVGTLMPDVLRMLDEPVRNPATPLHLTTAAGDLLDGGATLSGRGVPDGATLRLTRGDDPLPAPVVHEVPEAVGTALDGAPGQWGPAAARWSAGAATGVLLVVLAAVVWGATGNAPGMVATAALGVLAVAFGAVLGGFWRAALGIALSVSGGAVLCLAVWFAADLYAWPEWGRWCGAALVAAAVVLLLGATSRLGRGGLVGGGVALLLAVLWTAASAAGLGFSGAAAVSVVACVVLLGLVLRLALTFSGLTVLDDRRSDGAEVASSDARAALADTHRGMVVSVTAVGVSAVATGVGLASDLTGWTAALAALFAVVLGSRSRMFPLTLEKAPLLAAALAVVAGLAVATADHAPWGVWAACGLLLGCLAVPLGVLAVDPPPHVRARLRRGADRVEAVAVVAIVPVAIGVFGTYQRLLATF from the coding sequence ATGACCACGTGGAGCCGGGTGACCCTCGTCGGGGAGCGGCACAAGGTCGACGCTGTCGTGCCCGCCGAGGAGCCCGTGGGGACACTGATGCCGGACGTGCTGCGCATGCTGGACGAACCGGTCCGCAACCCGGCGACCCCGCTCCACCTCACGACCGCCGCGGGTGACCTCCTGGACGGTGGCGCCACGCTGTCCGGCCGGGGCGTCCCCGACGGGGCGACGCTGCGGCTGACCCGCGGCGACGACCCGCTGCCCGCCCCCGTCGTCCACGAGGTTCCCGAGGCGGTGGGGACGGCGCTCGACGGGGCTCCGGGCCAGTGGGGACCGGCGGCAGCCCGGTGGAGCGCCGGGGCGGCGACCGGGGTGCTCCTCGTGGTTCTCGCCGCTGTCGTGTGGGGCGCGACCGGCAACGCGCCGGGGATGGTGGCCACGGCGGCCCTGGGCGTGCTGGCGGTCGCGTTCGGAGCGGTCCTCGGGGGCTTCTGGCGCGCCGCGTTGGGGATCGCGCTGTCCGTCAGTGGCGGGGCCGTGCTCTGCCTGGCAGTGTGGTTCGCCGCCGACCTGTACGCGTGGCCGGAGTGGGGCCGGTGGTGCGGTGCGGCGCTCGTCGCCGCCGCGGTGGTGCTGCTGTTGGGTGCCACCTCCCGTCTGGGGCGGGGCGGCCTCGTCGGGGGCGGGGTGGCGCTCCTGCTCGCCGTACTGTGGACGGCCGCCTCCGCGGCGGGACTGGGGTTCTCCGGCGCGGCCGCCGTGAGTGTGGTGGCGTGTGTCGTGCTGCTGGGGCTGGTGCTGCGGCTGGCGCTGACGTTCTCCGGGTTGACGGTACTGGACGACCGGCGCAGCGACGGAGCCGAGGTGGCCAGCAGCGACGCCCGCGCCGCCCTGGCGGACACGCACCGCGGCATGGTGGTGTCCGTGACGGCCGTGGGGGTGTCCGCCGTAGCCACGGGGGTGGGACTGGCCTCCGACCTCACCGGTTGGACGGCGGCGCTGGCGGCGCTGTTCGCCGTGGTGCTGGGCAGCCGTTCGCGGATGTTCCCGCTCACGTTGGAGAAGGCTCCGCTGCTGGCGGCGGCGCTGGCCGTCGTGGCCGGTCTCGCGGTTGCCACCGCGGACCACGCCCCGTGGGGGGTGTGGGCGGCGTGCGGCCTGCTGCTGGGGTGCCTGGCCGTCCCGCTGGGGGTGCTCGCGGTCGACCCGCCGCCGCACGTGCGGGCGCGGCTGCGTCGGGGCGCCGACCGGGTGGAAGCGGTCGCGGTGGTGGCGATCGTGCCGGTGGCGATCGGCGTGTTCGGTACGTACCAGCGGCTGCTGGCCACGTTCTGA
- a CDS encoding FecCD family ABC transporter permease → MAAPATGTTYAGAAARTSQHERTSEAGLLRGAGARGAGLAVAALVTAAVALASLLVGREVLSPADVYAAYADFTGSDTDLIVTHLRVPRTLAGVGVGVALGVAGAVVQGVTRNPLGGPGILGVNVGASLAAVLAITFLGVTAVNGYVWFAFVGAAVATVVVYGVASLGSDGVTPVKLALAGAAMSALLGSVTSAVILRDRTSLDEYRFWSVGSLAGAESQMLAQALPFAAVGLVMAVALVRQLNALALGDELAQALGLRLWLVRLLGGVTVVLLAGTATAAAGPIGFLGLAVPHAARALAGPDYRWIVPWTAVLSPALLLTADIVGRVAVRPEELQVGIVMALVGAPVFIYLVRRQRRAGM, encoded by the coding sequence ATGGCGGCCCCCGCGACCGGCACCACGTACGCGGGTGCGGCCGCCCGAACCAGCCAGCACGAGCGCACCTCCGAGGCGGGGCTACTGCGCGGTGCCGGGGCACGCGGCGCGGGGCTGGCCGTGGCCGCCCTGGTGACGGCCGCCGTGGCACTGGCGTCGCTGCTGGTGGGACGCGAGGTGCTGTCCCCCGCCGACGTGTACGCCGCCTACGCCGACTTCACCGGTTCCGACACCGACCTGATCGTGACCCACCTGCGGGTCCCGCGCACTCTCGCCGGTGTGGGGGTGGGAGTCGCCCTCGGTGTCGCGGGGGCGGTGGTGCAGGGGGTGACCCGCAACCCGCTGGGCGGGCCGGGGATTCTCGGGGTGAACGTCGGCGCGTCCCTGGCGGCGGTGCTGGCCATCACCTTCCTCGGCGTGACGGCGGTGAACGGCTACGTGTGGTTCGCGTTCGTCGGCGCGGCGGTGGCCACGGTGGTGGTCTACGGGGTGGCGTCGCTCGGCTCCGACGGTGTCACCCCGGTGAAGCTCGCGCTCGCGGGTGCGGCCATGTCGGCGCTGCTGGGGTCGGTGACCTCGGCGGTGATCCTGCGGGACCGGACGAGTCTGGACGAGTACCGGTTCTGGTCGGTGGGCTCACTGGCGGGCGCCGAGTCGCAGATGCTGGCGCAGGCCCTGCCGTTCGCCGCGGTGGGTCTGGTCATGGCCGTGGCGCTGGTGCGGCAGCTGAACGCGCTGGCGCTGGGGGACGAACTCGCCCAGGCGCTGGGGCTGCGGCTGTGGCTGGTGCGCCTGCTGGGCGGGGTCACCGTGGTGCTGCTGGCCGGCACGGCCACGGCGGCGGCGGGCCCGATCGGCTTTTTGGGGTTGGCGGTGCCGCACGCGGCACGCGCCCTGGCCGGTCCGGACTACCGGTGGATCGTGCCGTGGACGGCGGTGCTGTCCCCGGCTCTGCTGCTGACCGCCGACATCGTGGGGCGGGTCGCGGTCCGCCCGGAGGAGTTGCAGGTGGGGATCGTGATGGCGCTCGTCGGGGCACCGGTGTTCATCTACCTCGTGCGTCGCCAGCGGCGGGCGGGGATGTGA
- a CDS encoding SMI1/KNR4 family protein — protein MHNEHKEIDYLIEKAISYGFASRESIKGCTDEQIEELQNQNKDILLPGDYVYFMKKAGGYPFKYFSVELDIRSAICAVDIAEEFVEEAPDFDLSQKLFIGNYKFDVIFFFKKGSSALYSFDEVEEEKAGDSFTSFLYSKIESFKKDMDGAERLKRKMEN, from the coding sequence ATGCATAATGAACATAAAGAAATTGATTATCTGATAGAAAAAGCAATTTCTTATGGATTTGCTTCTCGAGAGTCCATCAAGGGTTGTACTGATGAGCAAATAGAAGAACTTCAAAATCAAAATAAAGATATTTTATTGCCTGGTGACTATGTTTACTTTATGAAAAAAGCAGGAGGATATCCTTTCAAATATTTTAGCGTAGAGCTGGATATAAGGTCAGCCATTTGTGCTGTTGACATTGCTGAAGAATTTGTTGAAGAGGCTCCTGATTTTGATTTATCGCAAAAACTTTTTATAGGTAATTATAAATTTGATGTTATATTTTTCTTTAAAAAAGGATCTTCCGCATTGTATTCTTTTGATGAAGTGGAGGAAGAAAAAGCGGGGGACTCTTTTACTTCTTTTCTTTATTCTAAAATAGAATCTTTCAAAAAAGATATGGATGGAGCTGAAAGGCTCAAAAGGAAAATGGAAAACTAG
- a CDS encoding pore-forming ESAT-6 family protein → MSGNGRNSYDLGASEEAQTNIHSVMTRLEAIIGEHDVDVSSAMADFEATGVSDEYSAKELKWHNAGNEVREIIRLVRQTLESNDETAQSALGRAGAAVRGI, encoded by the coding sequence ATGAGCGGCAACGGACGCAACAGTTACGACCTGGGCGCCTCGGAGGAGGCCCAGACCAACATCCACAGCGTCATGACGCGTCTGGAAGCGATCATCGGAGAGCACGACGTCGACGTGAGCAGCGCCATGGCCGACTTCGAGGCCACCGGGGTCTCCGACGAGTACAGCGCCAAAGAGCTCAAGTGGCACAACGCGGGCAACGAGGTGCGGGAGATCATCCGGCTCGTCCGGCAGACCCTGGAGAGCAACGACGAGACCGCCCAGTCGGCGCTCGGCCGGGCCGGTGCCGCCGTGCGGGGGATCTGA
- a CDS encoding ABC transporter substrate-binding protein translates to MPAHNAYPAAARRIRNASLVALCAALTTASCGSPEASSDNAGGDAETVRNCDIDVEISAENPPERVFAVYQPAIEMAHALGISDRLVGTAYLDAKVIDDYADVQSEQKYYPEIPSREEMLSRKPDFVLSGFNDVFTDGRFDTRASLRELGVESWIFSPLCPSEDGRGDQAIDPSTVTMDSIYGDLRDLGTVFGVEDRAEEVVADMEQTVADVEDAVQDAGSEPEVMVARPSDDGFRAAAASDFATEMIDLAGGTNAAADVKDERHANFGTEEIIARDPDHIFVDVCCDADMTAADAAPSVEEITSDPALANVTAVEEGNVHEWTFADRSAGVRSARVVADIARTIHPDQFDTRD, encoded by the coding sequence ATGCCAGCACACAACGCGTACCCCGCCGCGGCGCGCCGCATCCGGAACGCGTCGCTCGTGGCGCTCTGCGCCGCCCTCACCACCGCCTCGTGTGGTTCCCCCGAGGCGTCCTCCGACAACGCCGGAGGCGACGCCGAGACGGTCCGCAACTGCGACATCGACGTCGAGATCTCCGCCGAGAACCCGCCCGAGCGGGTGTTCGCCGTGTACCAGCCGGCCATCGAGATGGCCCACGCCCTGGGGATCAGCGACCGGCTGGTCGGCACCGCCTACCTGGACGCGAAGGTCATCGACGACTACGCCGACGTCCAGTCCGAGCAGAAGTACTACCCGGAGATCCCCAGCCGGGAGGAGATGCTCAGCCGCAAGCCCGACTTCGTCCTGTCCGGGTTCAACGACGTCTTCACCGACGGGAGGTTCGACACCCGCGCCAGCCTGCGCGAGCTCGGCGTGGAGAGCTGGATCTTCAGTCCGCTGTGCCCCAGCGAGGACGGGCGCGGCGACCAGGCCATCGACCCCTCCACGGTCACCATGGACAGCATCTACGGCGACCTGCGCGACCTGGGCACGGTGTTCGGCGTCGAGGACCGCGCCGAGGAGGTCGTGGCCGACATGGAGCAGACGGTCGCCGACGTCGAGGACGCCGTTCAGGACGCCGGGTCCGAACCGGAGGTCATGGTGGCCCGGCCCAGCGACGACGGGTTCCGCGCCGCCGCGGCGTCGGACTTCGCCACCGAGATGATCGACCTCGCCGGCGGGACGAACGCCGCCGCCGACGTCAAGGACGAGCGGCACGCCAACTTCGGGACCGAGGAGATCATCGCCCGCGACCCGGACCACATCTTCGTCGACGTGTGCTGCGACGCCGACATGACCGCGGCCGACGCGGCACCGTCGGTGGAGGAGATCACCTCCGACCCGGCGTTGGCCAACGTCACCGCCGTCGAGGAGGGCAACGTGCACGAGTGGACGTTCGCCGACCGTTCGGCCGGGGTCCGCAGCGCCCGGGTCGTGGCGGACATCGCGCGCACCATCCACCCCGACCAGTTCGACACGCGGGACTGA